Proteins from one Sordaria macrospora chromosome 1, complete sequence genomic window:
- a CDS encoding mitochondrial 37S ribosomal protein mS42: MIGSMGLRIPRATSSLLGRAVNAAAAATNQSAAVAGASVAAQRRWQHYLMKLRDNFEEKGIPNFLSPGSVNMAYTEYQTFILEKLNALVVGTDFEQKDTKSIILATARDPELAHVFNHASMAHNNHFFFDHLSPAPVKMGDKLFYHINENFGSVDTLRDEMIGTAVSMFGPGFVWLVRTQLPGQPVALRVMATYLAGSPYPGAHWRRQEVDTQTAIGNSPQGLANGQRLLERSAAGFKGQKLESTAPGGTDLIPILCLNTWEYAWLREYGTGVGGMGGKLAYAQSWWNMIDWAKVEEEARLEARILTGGEGSVAPLASLL, translated from the exons ATGATCGGCTCCATGGGTCTAAGGATACCCCGTGCGACAAGCTCGCTCCTCGGTCGTgccgtcaacgccgccgccgccgccaccaaccaGTCTGCCGCTGTCGCCGGCGCCAGCGTCGCCGCCCAGAGGAGATGGCAGCACTACCTCATGAAGCTCCGCGACAACtttgaggagaagggtaTCCCCAACTTCCTCAGCCCCGGCTCCGTCAACATGGCCTATACCGAGTACCAGACCTTCATCTTGGAGAAGCTTAACGCGCTTGTAGTAG GCACCGACTTCGAGCAAAAAGACACAAAgtccatcatcctcgccacCGCCCGCGACCCCGAGCTCGCCCACGTCTTCAACCACGCCTCCATGGCGCACAAcaaccacttcttcttcgaccACCTGTCCCCCGCGCCCGTCAAGATGGGTGACAAGCTGTTCTACCACATCAACGAGAACTTCGGCTCCGTCGACACTCTGAGGGACGAAATGATCGGCACCGCCGTCTCCATGTTCGGCCCCGGTTTCGTCTGGCTCGTCCGCACCCAGCTCCCCGGCCAGCCCGTCGCCCTCCGCGTCATGGCCACCTACCTCGCCGGTTCACCCTACCCCGGCGCCCACTGGCGTCGCCAGGAGGTCGACACCCAGACTGCCATCGGCAACTCCCCCCAGGGCCTGGCCAACGGCCAGCGCCTCCTTGAGCGCAGCGCGGCTGGTTTCAAGGGCCAGAAGCTCGAGTCTACCGCTCCCGGCGGCACCGATCTCATTCCCATTCTCTGCTTGAACACTTGGGAATATGCCTGGCTCCGCGAGTACGGAACCGGTGTGGGTGGTATGGGCGGCAAGCTCGCGTATGCGCAGAGCTGGTGGAACATGATTGATTGggccaaggttgaggaggaggccaggCTGGAGGCCAGGATCTTGACGGGTGGTGAGGGCTCTGTTGCGCCTCTTGCTTCTCTCTTGtaa